TGAGCTTCTTTAGTATTTGCCTCAGCTGCAGAGCTCCTCCCCACTCAAGGCTGCATCCTTCCCCAGGGCAGTCCTCACTCAGTGACCCACAAAGGAGTTAAAAAAGGTGGTCTAGAGCCCCTTTGGCCCAGTGTGGGGGGCAACTTGACAGGCATACTGGCTGAGTATACATAGCTTTTTCTCCTACTAATTGAGAATCTGATTAGATAAGTAACACAACACTTTCTTTTCCAAATTAGAGTCCAAACAATACTCACCTCAAaaggttgtgagaattaaataaacacATTCATATTGCATATGTAGCCATAAGTGGTTGGCACCAAATATCTCttctgtgtggtttttttgtgttgttgtttttgagatggagtctcactctgtgagaCCTACATAGATTGAAAAAAAGTGAGAAAGGTAGCTATCAGGGAAGAGGGAATTTAAAGCGCAAAGGCCTTAAGACAGAAAATGTGTTTGGCATTTTGTGAAAATAGCCAGAAAGCCTTGAGGCTATGAAGTAAAAGCAGGCAAGTAATATCAAGTTGGGGGTCGATGGGGAGGAAGGAAACTCATAGGGCTTCCTAGGGTAGGTAAATTAATGTGGACAAGCAATCAAAAGCAATAGCAATCCTGATCTAATAAATTTGATAATACAAATTAACGAGACAGAAAAAGCCATGCTGTATCCTGAGTTACTAAAAGAGTGCATTAATACACCTGCTCCAAAGAAATGGGACTAAGGATTTACAAATATGGGATTCAGGAAATTCTGCATACCATATTCTCCTCCCATCGGAATCAAATTGTAATGCAAATGAGTCACTAGACTTTCATCACCTGGGTAAAGTTACTCTTAAGAGTTAGACCACTTAAGAATCAGGCTGACCTTTCTTGCTTTTCAAGAATACTTAGAATTGCAAAATTTGCCTTTAAAGAGTGGCGAGTATATcccatttttatggctgtttGACAACACTattaatgtaatataattattacactggaggctgggcgtggtggctcacgcctgtaatcccagcactttgggaggccgagaccggcggatcacctgaggtcaggagttcaagagcagccaggccagcatggtggaatcccgtctctactaaaaacacaaaaattagctggggatggtggtgcatgcctatgatcccagctactcgggaggctcaggcaggagaatcgcttgaacctgggaggtggaggttgcagtgagccgagatcgcaccactgcactccagcctgggcaacagggaaagactccatgtcaaaaacaaacaaactctggAATTAGTAAATAGACTTCAGGGATTTGCAGGTTTGATTTCACTTATTATCCCTGCTGAATAAGCTTCTCCGGTGTATCCTACACTAACTTGCGGGTCTTCATTGCCTTCCAGTGGATTAAGTTACATCTAGAAACATTGTAAAGAGTTGCTCCAGCCCAACCGGGAAAGAAACGCTTTACAATGTGATTTAATGAAACAAACATGAAGTGAAACAAACATGACTGTGTCCAGCTTTCTCTAGGACAGTGTAGAGTGGCTCTGAAAAGAgcctttgtttttcagttttcacaaCCTCGCTCCTTATTTGGCCTTATGGTGGCTCTCAGTCTTCTTAGGCAGCAGCACGGCCTGGATATTGGGCAAGACACCACCCTGCGCGATGGTGACTTTGCCCAGCAGCTTGTTGAGCTCTTCATCGTTGCGGATAGCCAGCTGGAGGTGACGTGGGATGATGCGGGTCTTCTTGTTGTCGCGGGCCGCATTGCCAGCCAGCTCCAGGATCTCAGCAGTCAGGTACTCCAGCACCGCAGCCAGGTACACCGGCGCGCCGGCCCCAACCCGCTCTGCATAATTGCCCTTGCGTAGTAGGCGATGCACTCGGCCCACGGGGAACTGAAGCCCAGCCCGAGAAGAACGGGTCTTGGCCTTAGCGCGAGCTTTACCACCTTGCTTGCCACGTCCAGACATACTGGTCACAACTTACTTAAAGTAGCCAACAAAACGAAAGTAGAGAGGCAGCGCCTTTTATAAACACCATTGGGCGCGAAAAAGAAGATATGTCATTGGTTAGAGTTGCAGCTTAATTTTAACCAATGGAAGTACGTCTTTTGGATTTGCTGATTGGCTTGATTAGGTATAACTAACCTCTGACGTCACCCCGAATAACCACCAATCAGATACAGGACTTTAACTCTTCCCCTTATTTGCATGAGAGGTTCTATATAAAAACGACTCCTGGTGCCTTGCTCCCATTACTTCCCGTTCTCTCGATCTGCTGTTAGTCCGCCTCGACTCGTAGTTCGCCCTCAACATGCCGGAGCCAGCGAAGTCCGCTCCTGCGCCCAAGAAGGGCTCAAAGAAGGCAGTGACTAAGGCCCAGAAGAAAGACGGCAAGAAGCGCAAGCGCAGCCGCAAGGAGAGCTACTCCGTGTACGTGTACAAGGTGCTGAAGCAGGTCCACCCCGACACCGGTATCTCCTCTAAGGCCATGGGAATCATGAACTCCTTCGTCAACGACATCTTCGAGCGCATTGCGGGTGAGGCTTCCCGCCTGGCGCATTACAACAAGCGCTCGACCATCACCTCCAGGGAGATCCAGACGGCCGTGCGCCTGCTGCTGCCCGGGGAGTTGGCCAAGCACGCTGTGTCCGAGGGCACCAAGGCCGTCACCAAGTACACCAGCGCTAAGTAAACCTGCCAAGTAAGCGTCTTTAAAGCCCAACCCCAAAGGCTCTTTTAAGAGCCACTTAAATTGTCGATATTAGAGCTGCAAACACGTGTTCCTAATCCAGGTTTAAATAATGGTGATCTCTTTAAAGGGGTTATTATGATTTCATTACACCGAATAATGCGTACAGTGCTTGTAACCGAGTACAGGCTAAAGAGAAGCCACATGCACTTTGTTAGTACTGAGTAAGGAATATGGCGCCTAAAAAATTAAGGATATGCAGGAAACTTGCGTTAACAGAAAGTGCTTCCTGGCTCTTGGCGCGAAAATGGATACTTCCGTTGTGTCGAGTGCTGTGACTTCCTGTTAGAACTTGCTGAAAGCCTATTGTGTCACGTGTACTTTCCACCATTTAAAGGAGTTCTAACTTGAGtttatgtatttgtaaatttGGTTCCCGATGGCCTACCAACCAGTACGTATGGCTTTCGCTCGAGCAGTTACCTTATTTAACCCCTTCTAGGCTGTACCCAGCTCTGCCTTGCTTGCTTCCGTCTCACCCCCCCGTTTCCACCTCTCCAGCCCACAAGACATCCGGAAGATGCCAGACCACCAGGCAGGATAGTCTGCAAGGGTAAGGGAAGGAGCACAGCTTTTCTCATGAGTGAAGAAACGGAACGTGAGATCATCGCGGAGATTTTTGAATAGTTTACTAGTTTTTAAGGCATGTTCAGCGTCAATTGGTTCAATcagtaatttttccttttgacAAAGCttattgaaaaggaaaaggaaaagcaactgGATCCAGAGGGGGAAACAACAGACTGAGACTAGAGACAGTTCGCCCCGAAGCAAGAAGTTGGAGTAGAGGAGAAGGGAACTTCCCCAGCAGCACAGGGTCTGAGCAGAGTTAGGTGGGTTTTATTGTGTAACTGGAGGCTAGAATGGCTATGCCGGTGATAAGCAGTGTGGAACTTTTTTGGAAGAACCAAGTGAAAGAAAGGGTCCACGAATTTTAAGCTAGGTTGTTACCTGGCTAAATTTGTGATTTAGAAATGCAGGCCAGTTTCACAGggaaatttttaatgtatatgtgtctgtatatatatttaaaacatatttggcCATGCATTGTTCTAGTCTTTGGGGATATTGCCCGCCCTTGAGCATTTGGAGATTAGCAAGGTCATATTGGAAAACTTAAAATACATGCAAAGCATATGTTCACTGTTCATCTAAGTCTTATTTATCCTATCAGCAATTTTGGGGTTACATTAATATTCTAAGAAATGtatcaacaaatatatttattgtttaccTATATAGAAGGCACTGatctatatctatacctatataGGAGgcaatcacttgaagtcaggaattcgaaagGAGCAtggctaatatagtgaaaccctgtctctactaacaatacaaaaattagctgggcgtggtggcgtgtgcctgtagtcccagctactggggaagctgaggcaggagaattgctggaacccaggagacaaaggttgcagtgagctgcgatcacctgactgcactccagcctgggcaacagagcgagactctgtcgcaaataaaatttaaaaacaaactaagaTACACTATGCCAATGAATTCTGCCTTCAGGTATACCTGACTACTCTTTATAGACTAAAATTTTTACTCTGAAGTTATCTGCTGTTATTACCTTTAGACTTGCAAAAACTGTTTTTGCAAATGGACATATCATcttgattttataaaatttactttcagtcctttttgctttttacaaAATTCTGGAAGTGCATTTGTGTTTTAATAGAAATACTGGGTGGAAGTGGCCATAACTTTCTCCTGCTTTCACCCTCACCCCTTTTCTCACTCCCTtcaaaatgatctcattttatttctctcgATAGCACAGattcccccccccaccccccacctccggagacggagtctagctctgttgcccaggctgcagtccaatggtgagatcttggctcactgcaaccctccccctcccaggttcaagcgattctcttgcctcagtttcccaaatggctggtattacaggcgcctgccaccacgcctggctaaattttgtatttttagtagagatgggggtttcaacatgttggccaggctggtctcgaactcccgacctcaggctatccatacccgcctcggcctcccaaaatgctaggattacaggcgtgagcaaccacacccggTTGATAGCACAGAGTTTAACAGCTGGAAGGAATCAAAAAGTTCAGATCAATGTTACTTCACAAATAGCTAAATGGATGCAAAGCTTAATTTGCTCAGATCGTTAGAATCAGAACAAGATTCCATTATGCTCTTGTTTGTTCCCATTATACCGTATATCTCTGTCATTTACTTTCTCATTAGTCATGTGTATTAATTTGACTTAATTTGAAACAAAAGTAGGGctctttcattcatttgtatatttcatAATCTCTCTTAGATTGTTAAAAAGTTGAATGTGCTAAATTGTCTCCCGtctcataaaattttttttttttttttaaagagtagttCAGTGCTTTACAATAATTGCTGTGTGATTCTGGACCACAGCAATTTAATCTAGCAATTGTTACAGCCTCCTGAAGAACACTTGCACAGAATAATTGCCTGCTTCAGATTTTCCCATCCTTTGGGAAACTGAGAGTAGCTCTGGGATTGAAAAGTGGAGGTTTATTTAACTGTGGTTAGGGACTTGGCAATCATATGTTTGGTCTGTGTTGTTATCTAGTATCTGAACCTAGAAGTTGGAAGTAAAGAGGTCAATGGACCTAAGAAAATGGCATGGCTTTCTACCTTAGATGAGCTGGAAAAACTTAGTAATTCTTCAAGTCCTTAATACAAAGAAGTAAATGTCACAACTCTATGCCCATGAAGTGTAATATATCATGTCACTGCTTTCTTGATATTACCTGAGGTATAAGTACAGCTGGGAGAAGACCTTATCTCTGTCTTCAGGAATATAcgtgaaggaaaggaaaaaaaattttttttttttgagacagtctcactgtcaccgggctggagtgcagtggcactgtgttggctcaatgcaacctctgtctcctgggttcaagcaattctcctgccttagcctcctgaatagctgggattacaggcgcccgtgaccacgcccggctagtttttatatttttagtagagacgtggtttcaccatgttggccaggctggtcttgaactcctgacgtcaggtgatccacccaccttggcctcccaaagtgctggcgtgaaCCGGgtgggtgagccactgtgcccagcctgggaaaTTTGTTGTTCATTTGGTTTCTCctactttctcattctttcttgaacTAGGATTTTTCTGTCCTATTATAAGTGTCTGAAAGCCAGTTTGTTACTCTTAAGAC
Above is a genomic segment from Piliocolobus tephrosceles isolate RC106 chromosome 5, ASM277652v3, whole genome shotgun sequence containing:
- the LOC111525948 gene encoding histone H2A type 1-H, which translates into the protein MSGRGKQGGKARAKAKTRSSRAGLQFPVGRVHRLLRKGNYAERVGAGAPVYLAAVLEYLTAEILELAGNAARDNKKTRIIPRHLQLAIRNDEELNKLLGKVTIAQGGVLPNIQAVLLPKKTESHHKAK
- the LOC111525943 gene encoding histone H2B type 1-K, which codes for MPEPAKSAPAPKKGSKKAVTKAQKKDGKKRKRSRKESYSVYVYKVLKQVHPDTGISSKAMGIMNSFVNDIFERIAGEASRLAHYNKRSTITSREIQTAVRLLLPGELAKHAVSEGTKAVTKYTSAK